CTCACGATGCGAAAGGCTCTGAAGCGGCTTATGACCGTGAATGACATGGATCATCACGAGCTCAGTAATTTTCAGTATGCGCTCCATATTCTTCAGGATCAGTTTGACGCGGTTGAGGCGGATACGGGCTTCTCCCTCAGGCGGTGTGAAGATCAGCTGCACAGTCTGTTGTATCAGGCTGTGGAGACGGATCCCCTCAAATGGGGCAGGGGTTATCAGGCGCTTCCCCTTGATGTGGTGCATTCGTGGAAAGATGTCCGTAACATCGGCTTTGAGGATGGTCTTGTGGAGAAACAGATCCAGTATTGGAAGACGACCCGGGAGCGGGACGGTGCCTGGCCGATCAGCTGGGAGTGGGGGCAGTATCCGGAAGCTTTTGCGATTGCGAAACGGCAGTGGCAGGGAATCCTTATCGTGGAGCGGTTCAAGAAGCTGAAACAGCTTGGGATGATTCAAGAAGAGACATAATCAGGATAAAACGAAACTGATATTTGAACGGCGTCTCCTGATGGAGCGCCGTTTTTTATTGGAGAACGGCGGAGAGGTGACTGGGCAGGAAAAAGGCGCTCGACATATTTTTTGACAGGAAAATGAAAAAAGAGCTGTTTTTTTATGGATTCAATATGCTAGAATGTTCTCTATATTCTGAAAATAAAACGAGGAAGGGGAGAGAAGCATGGAAACTGTGGAACATCTGATTAACACGGCGAGCAGCTTTGTGTGGGGGCTGCCGCTGATCGTCCTGCTCGTCGGGACAGGTTTATACTTAACGGTCCGTTTGGCTTTTTTCTCCTTCCAGCAGCTGCCGTATGCGCTGAAGCTCGTCTTTACAAAGGGGGATCAGGTCTCAAAAGGAGACATTACCCACTTCCAGGCGCTGATGACGGCCCTTGCGGCGACGGTCGGAACCGGTAATATCGCAGGTGTGGCTTCGGCTGTTGCCGTCGGGGGACCAGGTGCGGTTCTCTGGATGTGGATCACCGCGTTCGTCGGGATGGCGACGAAATACGGGGAAGCCATTCTCGGGGTCAAGTACCGGGTTCAAAATGAGCGGGGTGAAATGTCCGGCGGGCCAATGTACTACATCGAAAAGGGCCTTGGCATGAAGTGGCTTGCCGTCATCTTCGCCGCCTTTGCTGCGGTCGCCGCATTCGGGATCGGAAACATGGTCCAGTCCCATGAGGCAGCGGGTGTCGCAAATCAGAACTTCGGTGTACCGGTCTGGGTAACGGGGCTTGTCCTCTCCGTGCTTGTCGGTCTTGTCATCATCGGCGGCATTCGGAGCATCGGGAAAGTCGTGGGTATTGTCGTGCCGGTGATGATCGTCTTTTACGTCGGTGCGGGTCTTCTGATTGTCCTGATGAATGTGGCGGACGTCCCGGCTGCTTTCGGGCTCATCTTCACCGACGCCTTTACGGGTCAGGCTATGGCGGGAGGTGCCGTTGGTGCCGTGATCCAGCAGGGGGTTGCCCGGGGGATCTTCTCCAATGAAGCGGGTCTTGGTACCGGTGGGATTGCCGCAGCGGCGGCGAAGACCGATGTCCCTGCCCGTCAGGCGCTCGTATCGATGACGCAGGTGTTCATCGATACGATCATCGTCTGTACGATCACCGGTCTTGCCCTTGTCATGAGTCAGATGTACTTGCGGGCGGATGAGTTCGACAGTTCTGCGCAGCTGACTTCTGCGGCATTTGAGCAGTACTTGCCGGGTGTCGGCGGGATTATCGTCGCCGTTGCGCTGCTGTTCTTCGTTTTCTCAACGATCGTCGGCTGGTCGTACTTCGGTGAGAAGTGCTTCACCTATCTTCTCGGCGGCAAGGTGTCGATGCCGTACCGGTTCCTGTTTGTGATCATGCTCTTCGTCGGTTCTGTCGTTTCCCTTGATATCGTGTGGGGCTTCGCGGATGTGATGAACGGCCTGATGGCCTTCCCGAACCTGGTGGCACTGTTGCTTCTGTCGGGTGTCATTGTGAATGAAACGAAGAAGTTCAAGCAAAAGCGGATTGAAGAGAAGAACGCCTCGTGATTCGCGAATAAAACAGACCTGACCCTTTTGGCGCAATGCCTGGAGGGGGCGGGTCTGTTTTCAATTTTGCATAAGAATGATCGGAGTTTTCGGTGTCCCCTGTTTCGCACTATTTCTTCTGTGATAGAATGAATCCAGGAAAG
This genomic window from [Bacillus] selenitireducens MLS10 contains:
- a CDS encoding alanine/glycine:cation symporter family protein, whose product is METVEHLINTASSFVWGLPLIVLLVGTGLYLTVRLAFFSFQQLPYALKLVFTKGDQVSKGDITHFQALMTALAATVGTGNIAGVASAVAVGGPGAVLWMWITAFVGMATKYGEAILGVKYRVQNERGEMSGGPMYYIEKGLGMKWLAVIFAAFAAVAAFGIGNMVQSHEAAGVANQNFGVPVWVTGLVLSVLVGLVIIGGIRSIGKVVGIVVPVMIVFYVGAGLLIVLMNVADVPAAFGLIFTDAFTGQAMAGGAVGAVIQQGVARGIFSNEAGLGTGGIAAAAAKTDVPARQALVSMTQVFIDTIIVCTITGLALVMSQMYLRADEFDSSAQLTSAAFEQYLPGVGGIIVAVALLFFVFSTIVGWSYFGEKCFTYLLGGKVSMPYRFLFVIMLFVGSVVSLDIVWGFADVMNGLMAFPNLVALLLLSGVIVNETKKFKQKRIEEKNAS